A part of Podarcis muralis chromosome 13, rPodMur119.hap1.1, whole genome shotgun sequence genomic DNA contains:
- the SLC39A2 gene encoding zinc transporter ZIP2: MDQLLEVKIGCLAGLLVVTLICGLIPAQVRWFQSNMARGKHRRILSFIGCFAAGVFLGACIMHMVADALGDIQEELKKRRQQGASMHKQNGTSEGDDDSEMYPFGELVISAGFFLVFLIESVVLHCCPRAVHSHGDHSTEEDHKDPPESHSSFRAFVLFLSLSFHSVFEGLAIGVQKQETAAIQLCLAVLIHKAIVVFSLALKLVQSGTPARWRLLYLVVFALMSPAGIGVGIGVSLYNSDGTSLAQALLEGVAAGTFLYVTFLEILPYELRSHESPLTKFFFIGLGFSIMAIIAIWA, encoded by the exons ATGGATCAATTGTTGGAGGTCAAGATCGGCTGCCTGGCAGGTCTGCTGGTGGTCACACTCATTTGTGGCCTCATCCCGGCGCAGGTTAGATGGTTCCAGAGCAACATGGCCAGAG GGAAGCATCGGCGCATCCTCAGTTTCATAGGCTGTTTTGCCGCCGGAGTGTTCCTTGGGGCCTGCATTATGCACATGGTGGCCGACGCACTGGGAGACATCCAGGAGGAACTAAAAAAGAGACGGCAGCAG GGAGCTTCTATGCATAAGCAGAACGGCACCTCTGAAGGTGATGATGATTCTGAG ATGTACCCATTTGGGGAGCTCGTCATCTCAGCTGGCTTCTTCCTGGTGTTCCTCATTGAGAGCGTGGTGCTCCATTGTTGCCCCAGGGCCGTGCACTCCCACGGCGACCACAGCACCGAAGAGGATCACAAGGACCCGCCGGAATCCCACAGCTCTTTCCGGGCGTTCGTGCTCTTCCTGTCGCTCTCCTTCCACTCAGTCTTTGAGGGCCTCGCCATCGGCGTCCAAAAGCAGGAGACGGCGGCCATTCAGCTTTGCCTAGCGGTGCTGATCCACAAGGCCATTGTGGTCTTCAGCCTGGCTTTGAAGTTGGTGCAGAGCGGCACGCCGGCCCGGTGGAGGTTGCTGTACTTGGTGGTGTTTGCTCTGATGTCTCCCGCTGGCATCGGCGTGGGCATCGGTGTCTCCCTTTACAACAGTGACGGGACCAGCCTGGCTCAGGCTTTGTTGGAAGGGGTGGCTGCAGGGACCTTTCTCTACGTCACCTTCCTGGAGATCCTCCCCTACGAGCTGCGCTCGCACGAAAGCCCCCTCACCAAGTTCTTCTTCATTGGACTGGGCTTCTCCATCATGGCCATCATTGCCATTTGGGCATGA
- the LOC114583275 gene encoding vomeronasal type-2 receptor 26-like, with translation MNEINNNDHLLPNTTLSSIITHTVLNEAGSCSGTVELLFQNQGNPINYICDKTYKLMAIIGGLTSHNSKQMPHILNIYKMPQLSYKSFDPALSDKTQFPFVYRMMPNERPQYVGIVQLLQHFGWTWIGLIISDDDIGEILLRTLMPWLYQNNICVAFKEVIPTPKEVFDKALLTNKNLARISRILFSAVTKVILVHGESRTMESLRMVLYVHELHERKPEERVWIITAQWDFTTVPVKYAFTPKTFNGTLSFTRHTNYMAKYEEFLETVHPNQSTLYYIHHFWSVSFMCAFPSLGIVAEDIKNCTGKETLKSLSGLVFEMGMSGQSYSIYNAVYAVAHALHAMFSSRSRQKATLNGATGNGSNVYPWQLHSFLKHIRFNNSAGEEFFFDENGDWATGYDIVNTVTFPNFSIHRVRVGRLDPKAPEGKKFTINGSAVVWNHKFNQITPQSTCVESCHPGQSKMARQEEQICCYDCPQCSEGMISALTDADHCNTCPEDQHPNRNQDGCIAKTISFLSYRETLGIILASFALSLFLITLVVMWIFIQHQETPIVKANNWNITCTLLTSLLLCFLCSLLFIGEPGKVTCLLRQTMFGIIFSLAVSCVLAKTITVVLAFMATKPGNRMRKWVGKRLAVSVIILCTLIQTGICALWLATSPPFPEFDMHSQTTQIIVQCNEGSAAMFYTVLGYMGLLAIISFTVAFLARKLPDTFNEAKLITFSMLVFCSVWLSFVPTYLSTKGKYMVAVEIFSILTSSAGLLGCIFFPKFYIIVLRPELNTRDQLVRKKNCEI, from the exons ATGAATGAGATCAACAATAACGACCACCTCTTGCCTAACACAACATTATCATCCATCATCACTCATACTGTTCTCAATGAAGCGGGATCCTGTTCTGGGACCGTGGAACTCCTTTTCCAAAATCAGGGGAACCCCATTAACTACATCTGTGACAAGACATACAAACTAATGGCCATCATTGGAGGGCTCACCTCTCATAATTCTAAGCAGATGCCCCACATCTTAAATATCTATAAGATGCCGCAG CTCAGCTATAAATCCTTCGACCCTGCACTGAGCGATAAAACACAGTTCCCTTTTGTCTATCGGATGATGCCAAATGAACGTCCTCAGTATGTTGGGATTGTTCAGCTGCttcagcattttggatggactTGGATTGGCCTTATTATTTCAGATGACGACATTGGAGAAATACTGTTGAGGACTCTCATGCCTTGGCTGTACCAGAACAATATTTGTGTGGCTTTTAAGGAAGTTATTCCAACGCCGAAGGAGGTCTTTGATAAAGCACTGCTGACAAATAAGAACTTGGCTAGAATAAGCAGAATTCTCTTTTCGGCTGTAACCAAGGTGATTCTCGTTCACGGGGAGTCACGGACTATGGAGAGCTTACGAATGGTTCTATATGTGCATGAATTACATGAAAGGAAGCCAGAAGAGAGGGTTTGGATCATAACAGCTCAGTGGGATTTCACAACGGTGCCAGTTAAGTATGCATTCACACCAAAAACCTTCAATGGCACCTTGTCCTTCACACGCCACACAAATTATATGGCAAAATATGAAGAGTTCCTTGAGACTGTACATCCTAATCAATCTACACTTTATTACATCCATCATTTCTGGTCTGTCTCATTTATGTGTGCATTTCCCTCACTGGGCATTGTTGCAGAAGACATAAAAAACTGTACTGGAAAAGAAACCTTGAAGAGCCTCTCTGGATTGGTTTTTGAAATGGGAATGTCTGGTCAGAGCTACAGTATTTACAATGCAGTTTACGCTGTTGCACATGCTCTCCACGCCATGTTTTCGTCAAGATCTAGGCAGAAGGCAACACTCAATGGTGCCACAGGAAATGGCTCAAATGTTTACCCATGGCAG CTTCACTCCTTCCTGAAACACATCCGttttaacaacagtgctggagaagaatttttttttgatGAAAATGGAGACTGGGCAACAGGATATGATATCGTCAATACTGTCACATTCCCCAATTTCTCCATACACAGAGTTCGCGTTGGAAGACTTGATCCAAAGGCTCCTGAAGGAAAGAAGTTCACCATCAATGGAAGTGCTGTTGTGTGGAATCACAAGTTTAACCAG ATCACACCACAATCCACATGTGTTGAGAGTTGCCACCCTGGACAAAGCAAGATGGCACGGCAGGAGGAACAGATTTGTTGTTATGATTGTCCTCAGTGCTCTGAAGGCATGATTTCAGCCTTGACAG aTGCAGACCACTGTAACACGTGCCCTGAGGATCAACATCCAAATAGAAATCAGGATGGCTGTATCGCTAAAACTATAAGTTTTCTATCATATAGAGAGACCTTGGGAATAATTCTGGCTTCATTTGCACTTTCCCTTTTTCTAATCACACTTGTGGTGATGTGGATCTTCATTCAACACCAGGAGACTCCCATCGTCAAGGCCAACAACTGGAACATCACCTGCACCCTCCTCACTTCCCTGTTGCtttgctttctctgctccctcttatTCATTGGGGAGCCTGGGAaggtgacctgccttctccgtcAAACCATGTTTGGAATCATCTTCTCcctggctgtttcttgtgtgttggcgaaaaccatcactgtggttctggccttcatggccaccaagccaggaaacaggatgaggaaatgggtggggaagaggCTGGCAGTGTCAGTCATCATCCTTTGCACTCTTATTCAAACTGGCATCTGTGCACTGTGGTTGGCAACCTCTCCTCCCTTCCCGGAGTTTGACATGCATTCACAGACTACCCAAATCATTGTGCAGTGCAATGAAGGATCAGCCGCCATGTTTTATActgtcctgggctacatggggcTCCTGGCCATCatcagcttcactgtggctttcttggcccggaagctgcctgatactttcaatgaagccaagctgattaccttcagcatgctggtcttctgcagtgtttggctgtcctttgtccccacctacctgagcaccaaaggaaaatatatggtggctgtggagatcttctctatcttgaCTTCTAGCGCTGGGTTGCTGGGTtgcatcttcttccccaaatTCTATATCATTGttctgaggcctgagctgaacaccAGGGATCAGCTTGTGAGAAAAAAGAACTGTGAAATTTGA